The nucleotide sequence CTATGGCCTCATTAAAAGAAATCCGGCACCAGTTGTACATCGAGCTGGTGAAACTGCAGCGCGAGGTAATTCGCGCGGATAAAAAACTGCTGATTATCCTTGAAGGGCGCGATGCCGCGGGTAAGGATGGTTCCATCAAAACGCTTACCCGGCACATGAGCCCGCGCGAAACGCGGGTAGTAGCCCTGAGCAAGCCTTCAGACAGACAGCTGCGCGAGTGGTTTTTTCAGCGCTATACCCCGTATCTGCCTGCTTCTGGGGAGATTGTGATCTTTAACAGGAGCTGGTACAACCGGGCGGGTGTAGAGCGTGTAATGGGCTTTTGTACTGATGAGGAGTACCAGACGTTTTTTCCGGATGTATGCCATTTTGAAGAAATGCTGGTGGACGCCGGTTTTACGTTGTTGAAGTACTACCTGGATATCAGCAAAGATGAACAGGCCCAGCGTTTGGAAGACCGACGCAACAATCCGTTAAAACAATGGAAAATCAGTCCGATTGACGAGCA is from Cryomorphaceae bacterium and encodes:
- a CDS encoding polyphosphate kinase 2 — encoded protein: MASLKEIRHQLYIELVKLQREVIRADKKLLIILEGRDAAGKDGSIKTLTRHMSPRETRVVALSKPSDRQLREWFFQRYTPYLPASGEIVIFNRSWYNRAGVERVMGFCTDEEYQTFFPDVCHFEEMLVDAGFTLLKYYLDISKDEQAQRLEDRRNNPLKQWKISPIDE